Proteins from a genomic interval of Spirochaetia bacterium 38H-sp:
- a CDS encoding DUF1565 domain-containing protein: protein MKKISVLLCIIFIILTLSCTLTYEDTAEVSIDIGDIMPSRGSALPQIETGAPIEIGGVRLTVRGPNMPKIEKKFLSGTIAITIPAGADREFYLEIYDTEQSLAFIGTARADLYPGATARIRIKLQTAPGWVPTVYVSSLSNAQMPDGSKQYPFSTISDAIAYTQGPVEIRVAAGTYNESLQLRDGIRLKGGYNYDFSLRKFYSPADREDINYKTTISSAASTYGTGIIYITGGCLIEGFTIENTSGATSGDVNVIISDIFSYTNKPIYILNNTINNNNASANATAIGITGAVNTHIVNNLITMDKYNTYSKGIVFSINELTQYASTYVIANNAIQSNKAIELADNSLGKYYVLGNSIDAATAIAAESGDIYIANNIIIASGASMTGASLDITGKTQNNYIYYTGAAAADPADYTGTSNIHNGSSLPSVNPTFNAILKAKENIDIRIFTGGANLSSVIDSMSVPDSIRALLYLDAENISRLPTWAIGAYQSSYM, encoded by the coding sequence ATGAAAAAAATATCAGTTCTTTTATGTATTATTTTCATTATTCTTACATTATCCTGCACTCTTACCTATGAAGATACAGCAGAGGTCAGCATAGATATAGGAGATATCATGCCATCCAGAGGGTCTGCTCTGCCTCAGATTGAGACCGGAGCTCCCATAGAGATAGGTGGAGTAAGACTTACCGTACGCGGCCCCAATATGCCAAAGATAGAGAAGAAGTTTTTATCGGGGACAATTGCTATAACAATACCTGCGGGAGCGGATCGGGAGTTTTATCTTGAGATATACGACACAGAACAAAGCCTTGCATTTATAGGTACAGCAAGAGCAGATCTGTATCCAGGAGCAACCGCAAGGATAAGAATAAAGCTGCAGACCGCACCTGGCTGGGTACCGACTGTATACGTATCATCATTATCCAATGCACAGATGCCTGACGGAAGCAAACAATATCCGTTTTCTACAATAAGCGATGCAATTGCCTATACACAAGGACCGGTTGAGATAAGAGTAGCTGCAGGAACATACAATGAGTCTCTACAGCTCAGAGACGGCATAAGGCTCAAGGGTGGCTATAACTATGATTTTTCTTTGAGAAAGTTCTACTCCCCAGCAGACAGAGAAGATATAAACTATAAGACAACTATAAGTTCTGCGGCATCCACTTACGGGACGGGAATAATATACATCACAGGAGGATGTCTAATAGAAGGCTTTACTATAGAAAACACAAGTGGAGCTACATCCGGTGATGTCAATGTGATAATATCGGATATCTTTTCGTATACCAATAAACCTATATATATATTAAACAACACAATCAACAACAATAATGCATCCGCTAATGCAACAGCTATTGGCATAACAGGAGCTGTTAATACTCATATAGTAAATAATCTTATAACGATGGACAAATATAACACATATTCTAAGGGCATAGTCTTTTCTATAAACGAACTAACCCAGTATGCAAGCACCTATGTCATAGCCAATAATGCAATACAAAGCAACAAGGCAATAGAACTTGCAGACAACTCACTGGGTAAGTACTATGTGCTTGGAAACAGCATAGATGCTGCAACAGCTATAGCTGCAGAAAGCGGAGACATATATATTGCAAACAACATTATCATAGCCTCAGGTGCATCCATGACAGGGGCTTCTCTTGACATAACAGGAAAAACACAAAACAACTACATATATTATACGGGCGCCGCAGCAGCAGATCCTGCAGATTATACCGGCACCAGCAACATACACAATGGTAGCTCACTACCGTCAGTAAATCCCACTTTTAACGCGATATTAAAGGCAAAAGAAAACATAGATATAAGAATATTTACAGGCGGTGCCAATCTTTCTTCTGTTATAGATTCGATGTCAGTACCGGACAGCATAAGAGCTCTCCTGTATCTGGATGCGGAGAATATAAGCAGGCTTCCGACATGGGCTATAGGAGCATACCAGAGCTCCTATATGTAA
- a CDS encoding lysoplasmalogenase family protein codes for MNRPEIKRAYDKDASASYIVIPGGKLAYKVSSIVMLVLGIVSGIVYIFLEDSMPPYLSLITKLIPNFLIAAWLMLHGLSNEKWIVFTGVVFALLCDMWMQIDRPPFTLIMGIASNLLAFVMYTVFFYRQDKEPAYKWVLPSAIVFMGLYLVLYPYLDGIIKLAVFIYSVSYILFLWRASALLAHSKKNAYVAFLGAVMIAVSDGILSFRLFYDIGHSTIYKAAIMLLWWGGIIAVSRYARETA; via the coding sequence TAATACCCGGCGGGAAATTGGCTTATAAGGTATCTTCTATTGTTATGCTTGTACTGGGAATTGTCTCCGGTATTGTCTATATATTTTTAGAAGACTCTATGCCTCCATATCTTTCTCTTATCACCAAGCTTATCCCCAACTTTTTGATAGCAGCATGGCTTATGCTGCATGGGCTTAGTAATGAGAAGTGGATTGTTTTTACCGGTGTTGTTTTTGCTCTTTTATGCGATATGTGGATGCAGATTGACAGACCGCCTTTTACTCTTATTATGGGCATAGCCTCCAACTTACTTGCTTTTGTCATGTATACTGTTTTTTTCTACAGACAAGATAAAGAGCCTGCTTACAAATGGGTACTGCCTTCTGCCATAGTTTTTATGGGTCTCTATCTTGTTCTTTATCCTTACCTTGATGGTATAATAAAACTTGCTGTTTTTATATATTCTGTTTCTTATATCTTGTTTTTGTGGCGTGCATCCGCATTGCTCGCACACAGTAAAAAAAATGCTTATGTTGCTTTTCTTGGTGCTGTTATGATAGCAGTTAGCGATGGTATTCTTAGCTTTAGACTTTTTTATGATATAGGCCATTCTACTATATATAAGGCAGCCATAATGCTTTTATGGTGGGGAGGAATAATAGCTGTTTCCCGTTATGCGCGAGAAACAGCCTAA